From a single Kryptolebias marmoratus isolate JLee-2015 linkage group LG17, ASM164957v2, whole genome shotgun sequence genomic region:
- the LOC108237162 gene encoding cartilage intermediate layer protein 2-like → MISQMSLAIAAVLLLACVGLSHQDRKACWTKWFNRDSPDGRGDMETLKDLRKEYPGEICLKPQSIEAVTAKREIPAEETKQKFAVYSVNEGFICLNKDQKSDSCLDYKVRFKCPCRRDR, encoded by the exons ATGATCAGTCAG aTGAGTCTCGCTATTGCTGCAGTTCTGCTTCTTG CTTGTGTGGGGCTTAGTCATCAAG ATCGCAAAGCTTGTTGGACTAAGTGGTTCAATCGAGACAGTCCTGATGGTAGAGGGGACATGGAGACTTTAAAGGACCTGAGGAAGGAGTACCCAGGAGAGATCTGTCTCAAGCCTCAAAGCATCGAGGCTGTTACAGCTAAGAGAGAGATCCCAGCTGAGGAAACGAAGCAGAAATTTGCTGT CTACTCTGTCAATGAAGGGTTCATCTGCCTCAATAAGGACCAGAAATCTGACTCCTGCTTGGACTACAAAGTTCGCTTCAAGTGCCCCTGTCGTCGTGACCGTTGA
- the LOC108237161 gene encoding cartilage intermediate layer protein 1 produces the protein MVTQIGLATTVVVFLGYVGLSNQVGPGCWTNYFNQDTPRGSGDFETFRELRKKHPAEICVHPLRIQAVTTTGIPAERTGQKLAVYSIKEGLICLNKHQKYGGCLDYKVRFECLCPPVHCLSVC, from the exons ATGGTTACTCAG aTTGGTCTTGCCACCACAGTGGTTGTCTTTCTTG GTTATGTGGGGTTAAGTAATCAAG TTGGACCAGGTTGCTGGACTAACTATTTCAACCAAGACACCCCTCGTGGAAGTGGTGACTTTGAGACTTTCCGTGAACTGAGGAAAAAGCACCCAGCAGAAATCTGTGTCCACCCCCTCAGAATTCAGGCTGTTACCACTACAGGGATCCCAGCTGAGAGAACTGGACAGAAACTGGCTGT ATACTCTATCAAAGAAGGCCTGATTTGCCTCAATAAGCATCAGAAATATGGTGGCTGCTTGGACTACAAAGTTCGCTTTGAatgtctctgtcctcctgtccacTGTCTCAGTGTCTGCTAA
- the LOC108237080 gene encoding cartilage intermediate layer protein 2: MIQQLILTFAAFLVLGYIEPSHQQPESANIGRLCWTRWFNRDRASGKGDWESLKLLREDYPGEICRRPVDIQAVTARGETPAEQTKQKFYAYNTNSGFICRNQDQKRGRCFDYKVRFRCPCKFEV, from the exons ATGATCCAACAA CTGATTCTGACCTTCGCTGCATTTTTGGTGCTTG GTTACATAGAACCAAGTCACCAAC AACCTGAATCGGCCAATATCGGTCGACTGTGCTGGACCAGATGGTTTAATCGAGACCGTGCCTCTGGAAAAGGTGACTGGGAGAGTTTGAAGTTGCTGAGGGAAGACTACCCAGGAGAAATCTGTCGCAGACCTGTGGACATTCAGGCTGTTACTGCTCGCGGAGAGACCCCAGCCGAACAGACGAAACAGAAATTCTATGC ctaTAACACAAATTCTGGCTTCATTTGCCGCAATCAGGACCAGAAACGGGGACGCTGCTTTGACTACAAAGTTCGTTTTAGATGCCCGTGTAAATTCGAAGTCTGA
- the LOC108237081 gene encoding cartilage intermediate layer protein 2-like — translation MIQQLILTFAAFLVLGYIEPSHQQPESANIGRLCWTRWFNRDRASGKGDWESLKLLREDYPGEICRRPVDIQAVTARGETPAEQTKQKFYAYNTNSGFICRNQDQKRGRCFDYKVRFRCPCKFEV, via the exons ATGATCCAACAA CTGATTCTGACCTTCGCTGCATTTTTGGTGCTTG GTTACATAGAACCAAGTCACCAAC AACCTGAATCGGCCAATATCGGTCGACTGTGCTGGACCAGATGGTTTAATCGAGACCGTGCCTCTGGAAAAGGTGACTGGGAGAGTTTGAAGTTGCTGAGGGAAGACTACCCAGGAGAAATCTGTCGCAGACCTGTGGACATTCAGGCTGTTACTGCTCGCGGAGAGACCCCAGCCGAACAGACGAAACAGAAATTCTATGC ctataACACAAATTCTGGCTTCATTTGCCGCAATCAGGACCAGAAACGGGGACGCTGCTTTGACTACAAAGTTCGTTTTAGATGCCCGTGTAAATTCGAAGTCTGA